The genomic window AGCACTATTTTTTATGAAGAAACCAAATATGCATGTATTTATCTCAATTGATTTATTAGTTAACATTACTGTACTACTACAAACAGGCGGGACAAGCAGTCCATACATCCTGTACTCCACAACTACCCTAGTCTGGTTGCTTTCAATTCGCAACGTTAAGCTACTATTTCTGTACAACATTTTGTACTTTACTTTACTTACTAGTCTTTTAGCCTACACATCTCAACTTACTAACTATACAGCAGTATTAATACAATTGTTTATTGCACTTGGATTTTTTATTGTCATTCAATATTATAGTTCGATAATATTTAGTATGTTTAAAAATTGTATTCATGTGTACAAAGCTCTAATTCGCTCTTCTGTACACTCTGTAGATGAGCTTATTGAAGATATGGAATCGTTAATAAGAAGTGTGTATGGTGTTAAAAACGCTTACATTTTAATCAATGATACTAATAACCTTTATGAAACATGGGACAAGCAATACTATAAAAGGACCATACAATCACTTAATGTGACAGAAGTGCAAAAGCCACAGCCAATTCAAATAGAGAATTTTGCTGGAATAAAGGATAACTATATTTATTTTTCTATTAAAAATAAAAATGAAAAGATAGGCTGTATCATTTATGAAGCACCAAAGCCGCACAGGCGAATATATCATGTGTTTTTATATTTTATTTCTGCCTTTATCATACAAAAAATTCAGCATATATCTTTACAAAAGAAAATGACGACTGCTATGCAGGATAAGGTGAGAAAGAAAATGGCGCAGGATATGCATGATGGACTTGCCCAACAGTTATTTTTTCTATCTGCACAAATGTTTCATGTTAAGCAAACGATTCCACAAGATGCTAATGGAGAGGTACATGATGCTCTTAGTAATATGGAGGAGCAATTAAAGCAGTGTCATGTAGAAGTGCGAAATTATATTAAAGAGCTTCGAAATGATTTCACAAACATTAACATCATGTCAGCTATAGAGCAAATGATTGATAGAGTTACAAAGGGAACATCAATTAGGGTTCACTTTGAAACAAAAGGTTGGTTTAATCACGAAAACCTCGAAATGGAGCAGATAATATACAGGGTAATTGAAGAGGCCGTTAACAATGTGGTAAAGCATGCCAAAGCTAGTCAATTAGAAGTAATGATAGAAGTAACCTCTTTACAATGGACTGTTAAAGTAAGAGACAATGGCGTTGGATTTGTGCAAGAAGCACCTCAAAAACGAAAAAGTTATGGTCTTGTTGGGCTTCAGGAAAGAGTGGAAAGCATAAGAGGGCAATTGATGGTTCGCTCCAACCTGAACACAGGTACAGAAGTTGTTGCAATCATTCCAAGGGAAAGGGGACATGACTTTGCATCGGTTAGTTCTAGCTGACGATCATCAAATTGTTCGAGACGGATTAAAACTTATTTTAAGCAGCACAAATGACTATGAAATCGTAGGGGAAGCAAGCAATGGCAAGGAATTAGTAAAACTTGTTCACGAAACAAAGCCAGATATAGTATTATCCGACTTAAAAATGCCTGGGCCAAGTGTGATAGAAAGCTGTATCAATTTAAAAGCTACCTTTCCCGATTTAAAAATAGTTGTCCTTACAGCGTTTGATGAGAGTGAGGATATATATAGAGCAGTAGATGTAGGGATAGACGGTTATTTAATGAAAGATACGGACCCAAAACAAATACTAAATACCTTAAACATGATTATGTTGGGATACTCGTTGTTTCAACCGAAAATTGACCGACAAAGAAAGCAACATGCTACCATTGCGGACGACTTACATATGACAGAAAGAGAGTTAGAAGTATTCGAGCTAATAATTGATAACTTAAGTAATGCAGAAATTGCTGAAAAATTATTTATTTCCGAAGCAACAGTAAAAACACACGTAAGTAGTATTTTAAGAAAAACTGGTCAACCCAATAGATCACAAGCGGTACTTTTTGCCTTGAAGAAGGGGTATGTGAAAGCAAATAGTTAGCAATATTAGGGGGAGGGCAAGTAATAGTGCTTCGAATTTCTGTACGACCAAGGGATGTTAGTTCAGAACGAGTAATGCTTGTACTATCAACTATTATGACCGTTGGCGCATTATGTGGCAGTGTTTCTATGTTAATACTAAACAATGAATATGCTACTGCCATATTCATAGGGTTCTCTATTGTGGCACTTTTTTCATGGGGTTTTTATTTTTTACATCACCATATGCTCATTCATTACAAATACTCTGAACATATCAGTGCATTCTTTGCTTTTGTGTTATTTTTTTATGTTGCGATTTATGATCCACTTCAGTATGAACACATATGGATTTTTCTACTATTTATCCCATTTGTGCTGGTTTTGTTGTCCAATATGCACGTTTTCAAAATATGGATAGGAATTTATCTTGTATTGTATATGGGCCTAGTGTTTATTGATCCAGCAATCACAGAAACTGATTTTTTACCTATTATTAGTCGCGTCTTGTATGGGATTGGGGCCAGTGCTGGTGGGTTTATCATTATGTTACATATGTCTGCGGAAAAGCAAAATTTTAAAAATGATAATCGTGTCCAAATGATTAACCATGTTGTGAAAGTGATGTATACGTTAATACCAATTGTTGAGAGAAAGACCCAGACAACAAGACTAGAAATTGATGAAACAAGTACACTATTAAGAAAGTTAGCAAATAAGTTCCCAAATGAACAAATAAAAGATTGGGAAATCGAGCTATTGTCACTATTGCATTATGTTAGCCGGATAAAATGGCCAGATTACATGTTTGAAAAAGAGGGACAACTTTCTCAATTTGAATTTAATGTCATACAAGATCATTGTTATATGGGGACAGAACTGCTAGGAGAGTTTGAGGAATTTGAACGCGTAAAGAATGCTTTCCAACTTCACCATGAGCGCATTGACGGTACTGGCTATCCAGAACGGAAAACAGGTGAACACATACCTATACTTGCTCAATTACTAAGTGTTGTTGAATGTTATACAGCTATGATCAAGCCCCGGTCATATAGAGCCGTACTTTCTAGAGAAGAGGCTTTCGCGGAAATTATGAAAGAAAAAGGTAAAGCCTTTCGCGAGGATGTAGTTGATGCATTAGAAATCGTATTGCAACTTAGTATGAATGAAAAAAGAAATCACTTTTCGGAAGGGCGTGGTACAGCTTAATAAGTTCATACTCAAGATTGACATAAACCATTCTCAAGCAGTATGTTTTGGAATCTATCATTTTGATAGGATGAAATATGATTCCTACAAACAGGAGGATGGATTCCGGTGTACGTAAAAGCTTGTCCCAAGTGCCATACACATTCTTATAGCAGCACAAAATCTAGTAAATGGCTTTGCCCTCAATGCCGGAGGGATTTGACGTATGTTCAAATTAAGATGCGGAAAAAAGCCTCGTATAACTTGAAATTACTAGTTAGTGATAAACACGATTATTAACAGCTCATACTTCAGTATGATATATCTCATACTTTAAGTGCGATCTAATCATCTTGTTAGTCGATTTACGCTCCATTACTTAATGGTTACAATTAGAGTAGAGAAAGTTGTACGGTTCATTAAGTAAGGGGAGGAGTTTATATGCTTCGTAAGTTATTAATTTGTTCGACTATTCTTGTAGCAACTACTGCCATATCACAAGTATCAAGTTTTTCGAGCGCCACGATTGTGAATGAAGCATCGTTCAAAGTTGTGGATGCTGATAGTGATGAGGCGTTAATTAGTGTGAAACTTGATAATTCCTCAAGTAATAAAAAAATAGTAATTACAAACGGACAAATTACTGATACTCTTTTCAAAGTCACTAATAATTTAGACCATTCCGTCGTTTTGGAGAAGGTAGAATTTGAAGATAATGGCATTAAAGTTGAAACAGAGGAAGAAGTAATTTATCCTGACGAATCAATAGATGTGACAGTAAAATTTAGCGAAATAGTAGATGATAAAAATGAAGCTTTTGAAAGTATTGAGATTCCTTTTAAATTTGTTTGGGGTGACTTTAGTGCGGAGATAAAGCGTGATATTGACGTTAAGATCACTTTACCAAAGAAACATTCAAATGATTTCGTTGGTACAAAACATGCTTCAGATCCTTCTGATGAGAGTCTTAACATACTAGTGACAGATAAGACGGATGCCACACAGGCTTGTGATAATTCTGAAGTAAATTGTGATGAAGAGGGTATTGAGGAAACAACTACTAAAAATGAACAATCTAATGGTGATTGAACTCAAGATATAGATTAAGATTCATTAGACAACGGAATATTCAGAAGTATCCTTCGATGAAACTTCTAAAAAATCTAGAGTGGACTCGAGCTCTTCAAGGCCGTAAATATTTCGATTTAAAGGAGTATTCTATGCGAGCAAATACAAAAGAACCAAACATAAATAAAAACCAAATGCCCATTAAAAAATGGGCTCTTTTTGTAATTATTCCTATTCTCATAGTATCATGCTTTGTAACTATAAAAGCATTTATGACTCCAACAGAAGTTACTGAAACTATTCTGGAGAACGTCATTAAAGAAGAAACAAATTTTGCTTACGAAGCCGAAGTAAAACGGAGTCTATTGTATCCTGAAGGAGGGACAATAGATCCTGGGGAACATATTATAAAAAATATTACAAAGTCTATACCTGTTTCTATTAATAGTCAGGTATTTGCTGAAGAGCCTGTTGAAGTTGCTGGTAACTACCAATTAAATATGTCAATTACAGCAGAAGGATTATGGAAAAAGGACTTTACTCTCGAAGAGCCTGTAGCATTTAATAAATCTAGTAACGAAGTTAATATAATTAATAAAACCTATAATGTAGATGTTGAAAAAATTGTCTCTTTTATAGAAGCAGTTGAAAAAGAAATTAAAATCGGGGTTGGCTCGTATATTATTGAGATTAAACCGATTCTAGATGGGAAAATCATTTATAAAGACCAGACGTACGAACTTAATAAAGAGTCTGTTCTGAAGTTTGATTATTCCAAGGAGCAGTTTTCTTTAATTAAAGATACAGAATTAGAATTTTACAATGAATATGCAGTAGAGAATACTAAAAACATAGTTAATGAACTAGTAATTTTTAATATAACCTTACCTATTAGTGGAACGAGAATAGTAGGACTTATTCTGACTTTGCTATGTGTAGCTGCCATGATAGTTGTAATGAAGGATAAAATTGCGAATGCTGTAAAGACACCGGAACAAGAGAAAATTGATAAAAAGCATAAAAGTCGTATTGTGGAGATTCACCCAAGCACAGATTTAAACCAGTTCCAAAGAATTGCGTTGACCGCTTTTAAACAAGTTATACAGATTGCTGATGATAAAGAGTTACCAGTTCATAAGCAGATCACTTCTGTAGGAGAAACCCAATATTTCGTTATAGATAATAACCTGCTTTATTTTTATAAGGTAGGTAAAGGAGTGTCCTAAATGGTACTCACGAATCCTTTTTCATACCGAATTAATAGTATTGAACCACTTACAAAGTTATATAGATACGTTTCGCTAATTATTACATCTTTATTTTACTTAGTAGGAGAACCAGCTTCTCCTATTATTTTTAAAATAGGAGTTGTGGTTGCTCTAGCAATATCGAGTCATATATTAGTTAATAATGTTCTACCAAAAACAAGGTTCGATAATAATATTGGCTTAAAACTATGCATTATTGTTGAAACTTTAGGGGTATCATTGCTTTTAATACCTACCGGAGGGATTGAAAGTCCTTTTATATGGTATGCATTAAATCCTATTCTTTTAGCCGCTAGTTACTTATCAGCAGTATCATCGTGGGTGCTACTGATATTTTATAATGTCATAGCTTTCTCTACATACTCGATCCTGTTTAACTCAGAGAAATTAAAAATTACCCAAATAATAAAAGAACATTCTTACTTATTTCTTGTTTTTATTTTAATAGCGGTATTTATGCAGTTATTTTCAGAATTAACTAAAACCATTCAAAAAAAACAAAATGAACTTCAACAAGCAAATAACAAACTTATAGAGGTAAATCACGAGTCCAAAGCTGCAGTTGAACACATTATGTCTTTATACCAATCAGTAGAAAGCTTATCAAATGAGACTAGTTTAACAAAACTTTGTAATGAAGTAGCAGATTATTGTGTGAAATTAACTTCCAATGCTGGAGTATTTGTATATATTCATTCACCTCAAACATTAATAGTAAAAAGTGATGATAATGATATTAAGACGAAGATTCATGAGTATGTTAATAGTTATTCTGGAAATGAAGAACTTCTAAATGATTTTTCAAATGAATTTGTTTTGGGGAAAATGAAATCAGTAAATATTGATGGAGTCATTGGTGTGTATAATCAGGAATCAAAAGGCTTGGAAACTACAGCCAGGTTTGTGAAATTTTTATCAGAGTTAGTTTCTATTATTATTGACCGAATGCAAGTTGATCGAATAAGTGAGATTTTCAAAATGACAGAAGAAAAAAATAGGTTGATAAGAGAGATTCATGAACGCGTTCATCAGTTAACTTTTAGTGCTATTTGTTCCATGCAAGCTTTGAAATTAAACACTAATAAATATAATGACCAAATAGTAACCGAGGAAATAGAAGCGATAATTAAATCTCTTAAAGTAAGTATAGAAGAACTTAGGTCAGAAGTGAAAATAGTCGAGCATAACTATTTGCAAAAAACGTTGAAAAAGTATTTGTTAAACTTCTCCAACTTAAACGAGGTAAAAGTAGATTTTAAAATCTATGGGGAAGAAGATTTTGTTTCATTAGAAGTTAAAAAGAATCTATATCAAGTAGTTAGGCAAATGACGGGAGTATCATTACGTTACGGCAATGCTACAGGAATTCAAATACAAATTGAGATAACTAAAGAAACTATATCGCTAGATTATGAGGACAACGGTTTATATGAAAACGAAACAATAGAAGATATACAAGAATTTAATAAAATACTTAGTTGGATAAACGATATTGAAGGAACAGCACGAACTAACAAAAATCACAATAGTCTCTTGTTGAATGCAACAATCCCAGTAAATGAAAATAATGACTTGGAGGTCGTCAATATATGAAGCTAATGATCGTCGATGATCACCCTTTAGTGCGAAGAGGATTGGCTACAATCTTAAGCTCTGATGGTGATACACAATTAGTAGGTGAGGCGGCTACAATTCCGGAGGCACTTAGAATAATTGAACAAACATTACCTGATATTATTTTAGTTGATTTGAATTTAAGTGGTAGCTACGGATTAGACTTAGTGGTAGAAGCTAGGAAGAAAGGCTATCCAGGTAAATATGTAGTACTAACATCTTCCGCAGCTGAAGAAGATTTTAAAAAAGCAAAGGAAGTTAATGTGGACGGCTTTTGTCTGAAAGAAGCTTTACCAGAAGAGTTAATCTATGCACTGCAATTGATTCATAAAGGTAGAAAGTATTATGATCCAGCCATACTAGAGTTGATGATGAATATGGATACCGCTGGAGGTAAAGACAAAACAGAAGCAGCCTTGGCAGAACTAACCCCTAAAGAATTGGAAGTTCTAAAAGCCTTAGGTCAAGGGCTATCTAATCGTGATATAGCTGAAAAACTATTTATCTCGGAATACACAGTAAAAAAACATGTTAGTCAGATTTTATCAAAGTTAGAATTGACTGATAGGACGCAAGCCGCTTTGTTTGCGAATAATAAGGGACTAGTTCAATTTATACTATAAGTTAAGTTGAAAATCCGTCGAAATTCGATTCGGCGGATTTTTTTATGTGAAGGATAATTTTCTTCGAGATTTTCTAAATGAACGTTTAACTTGTTTAATCATGTTTCTTCTTAGTTTTGAATCAAATATTGGATATAACATAATTGGCAAACCTGGAATAAGGGAGACTACGCCAACTGCTAACCAATAATTAATTGAAGCAAGGTAGTATATTAATTGCTTAGGTAAGAGTGGGAAAAAGTATCCAATATATAGCCTAGATGTATATTGCCCTACTTCATTAGCGTGAACAGTTAATTCTGGTTGAATTGTATCACCATTTGAAAGACGAACAGCTTTTTGATTCAATGAGAGTTGAGAATCGTTTGTTGTGAATGTGATTGTTAAGGGCAAAGGTCCATTATGTGATATTTCATGTAACGGGATAGTTTTCTCTTCCCCTTGTTTCATGATACCAACGTCACTACCCATAATAATTCCTTGTGAGTTACTAGATACTTCATAAGGGAGTTTATAAATTTGTGTTGTGGATATAAGGTTACCAGCTACTAAAATGGATAGAGTTAGACCACCAAATAAATATAGACTTTCTGAATTCGTTTTCTTAGATTTCTTTTTTGCGGGTTTTTTAATAAGCTCTGAAAGGCCTATTATAGCAGTTATAATAACAACGAGAATAGGAATAGTAATGGAACTTCCTTGTAGCTTTTTAATCCATTCACCTAACCAGAGAGTTAGGAAACCTACTTTCGGTATGACTAGAGGTTTTTGGTTTAGGGTGATTGCCTTACTAACAATCCACTCTCTTTGAATGGGAACATTGTTCCCGTATGACTGATCTGTGTAATCATTGTTGTCACCTTTTGTTATGTACCCTTTTGTATCAGACCCTTCAATAATTCTATGAAAAATCCAACCTTTGGTTTGAAGTTCTCCTTCTTTAGATGTAAAAATATAAATGTCCCCAACATTAATTTCAGTATCTTCATTCACCTGATTAATAACAACCATGTCACCACGTTGAAATAAGGGATACATGCTGTTGGATTGAATAACACTAAAAATTAGAGGTTTATTTAAGAATTGTGCACCTAAAGAAGAAGTAATTATAATTAAAATCATGAAATAGAAGATGAAGTTAAACAGAACCTTGAATGATTTTGACATACATTTCTCCTCACCTAAGAAGTTATGAATAACTAGAAAAATTATTTTGAGGTTGAGACAGAATTACTAAAAAGAAAATCCTAACTAGTAGTTGGTACTAGTCAGGATTTTCCTTTATTTAATTACTTAGCATTTACATGCACAGTTAATGTAGCTTGATTTGTTTGTAATTTAGCACCTTTTTCAACATAAAGATCTAAATAAACATTAGCTGTTTCACCAGGTTGTAAAGTAACTTTACCGTTACGGTTATTACTACTCCAAATGAATTCTTTAACTTCATTAGGTGTATTTAAGTTATAGCCACCTAAGTAAACATCCACTTTTTTATCTGCTCCCCAACCGTCTTTAGTCATGTAGAACTCTACAGTCTCTTTAGAGTTATTTTTAACTTGGAAGAATTTATCCCAGTTATATCTACTTTCACCTTGGATACCAAAGCTACCGCCGTTTCCTTTTGCTAAATCAATCTTAAGTTCTCCACCATCAATTGTGACAGCTTGATCTTTTGCCCCGACTTCATTTTCACCATATGGAATTAATGAAATTAAAGAGTTGTCAGTACTAGCAACTGTTAGATAAGATTCTTTGTTGTCAATCGTCGCGCTCGAGAATGCAAAAGCCGCCATTACAGTTGATAGAGCTAACATTGCTACTACCATTAATAAAGATTTTTTCATTGTGAAACACTCCTTTGTTTTTTAGAAAATTTTTGTTGTCTTACTTAACTTCTGACTTCATTATAGAAAGTTTCAGCAAGACAAACACCACTCGTTGGAGTGCTTTTTAAATCTCTTTAGTGTAGTTTTGAGTCACTCTATCTACTACTTTAGAGGTATACTTTTGTACCATAGACTAAGCTGAGTTTTACTAATTAATGGTATAATTGATTCTATGAAAAAATAATATCCCGAGGTGATCCTATGCCAACTCTA from Bacillus sp. HMF5848 includes these protein-coding regions:
- a CDS encoding sensor histidine kinase → MSQITRELVFYLFGFRWVLLLISFLSYFKDSNEGSLIVVVLCVLNIVYTLALFFMKKPNMHVFISIDLLVNITVLLQTGGTSSPYILYSTTTLVWLLSIRNVKLLFLYNILYFTLLTSLLAYTSQLTNYTAVLIQLFIALGFFIVIQYYSSIIFSMFKNCIHVYKALIRSSVHSVDELIEDMESLIRSVYGVKNAYILINDTNNLYETWDKQYYKRTIQSLNVTEVQKPQPIQIENFAGIKDNYIYFSIKNKNEKIGCIIYEAPKPHRRIYHVFLYFISAFIIQKIQHISLQKKMTTAMQDKVRKKMAQDMHDGLAQQLFFLSAQMFHVKQTIPQDANGEVHDALSNMEEQLKQCHVEVRNYIKELRNDFTNINIMSAIEQMIDRVTKGTSIRVHFETKGWFNHENLEMEQIIYRVIEEAVNNVVKHAKASQLEVMIEVTSLQWTVKVRDNGVGFVQEAPQKRKSYGLVGLQERVESIRGQLMVRSNLNTGTEVVAIIPRERGHDFASVSSS
- a CDS encoding response regulator transcription factor, whose protein sequence is MKLMIVDDHPLVRRGLATILSSDGDTQLVGEAATIPEALRIIEQTLPDIILVDLNLSGSYGLDLVVEARKKGYPGKYVVLTSSAAEEDFKKAKEVNVDGFCLKEALPEELIYALQLIHKGRKYYDPAILELMMNMDTAGGKDKTEAALAELTPKELEVLKALGQGLSNRDIAEKLFISEYTVKKHVSQILSKLELTDRTQAALFANNKGLVQFIL
- a CDS encoding DUF5305 family protein; its protein translation is MKLLKNLEWTRALQGRKYFDLKEYSMRANTKEPNINKNQMPIKKWALFVIIPILIVSCFVTIKAFMTPTEVTETILENVIKEETNFAYEAEVKRSLLYPEGGTIDPGEHIIKNITKSIPVSINSQVFAEEPVEVAGNYQLNMSITAEGLWKKDFTLEEPVAFNKSSNEVNIINKTYNVDVEKIVSFIEAVEKEIKIGVGSYIIEIKPILDGKIIYKDQTYELNKESVLKFDYSKEQFSLIKDTELEFYNEYAVENTKNIVNELVIFNITLPISGTRIVGLILTLLCVAAMIVVMKDKIANAVKTPEQEKIDKKHKSRIVEIHPSTDLNQFQRIALTAFKQVIQIADDKELPVHKQITSVGETQYFVIDNNLLYFYKVGKGVS
- a CDS encoding response regulator, with the translated sequence MHRLVLADDHQIVRDGLKLILSSTNDYEIVGEASNGKELVKLVHETKPDIVLSDLKMPGPSVIESCINLKATFPDLKIVVLTAFDESEDIYRAVDVGIDGYLMKDTDPKQILNTLNMIMLGYSLFQPKIDRQRKQHATIADDLHMTERELEVFELIIDNLSNAEIAEKLFISEATVKTHVSSILRKTGQPNRSQAVLFALKKGYVKANS
- a CDS encoding HD-GYP domain-containing protein translates to MLRISVRPRDVSSERVMLVLSTIMTVGALCGSVSMLILNNEYATAIFIGFSIVALFSWGFYFLHHHMLIHYKYSEHISAFFAFVLFFYVAIYDPLQYEHIWIFLLFIPFVLVLLSNMHVFKIWIGIYLVLYMGLVFIDPAITETDFLPIISRVLYGIGASAGGFIIMLHMSAEKQNFKNDNRVQMINHVVKVMYTLIPIVERKTQTTRLEIDETSTLLRKLANKFPNEQIKDWEIELLSLLHYVSRIKWPDYMFEKEGQLSQFEFNVIQDHCYMGTELLGEFEEFERVKNAFQLHHERIDGTGYPERKTGEHIPILAQLLSVVECYTAMIKPRSYRAVLSREEAFAEIMKEKGKAFREDVVDALEIVLQLSMNEKRNHFSEGRGTA
- a CDS encoding DUF1102 domain-containing protein, which gives rise to MKKSLLMVVAMLALSTVMAAFAFSSATIDNKESYLTVASTDNSLISLIPYGENEVGAKDQAVTIDGGELKIDLAKGNGGSFGIQGESRYNWDKFFQVKNNSKETVEFYMTKDGWGADKKVDVYLGGYNLNTPNEVKEFIWSSNNRNGKVTLQPGETANVYLDLYVEKGAKLQTNQATLTVHVNAK
- a CDS encoding sensor histidine kinase, whose translation is MVLTNPFSYRINSIEPLTKLYRYVSLIITSLFYLVGEPASPIIFKIGVVVALAISSHILVNNVLPKTRFDNNIGLKLCIIVETLGVSLLLIPTGGIESPFIWYALNPILLAASYLSAVSSWVLLIFYNVIAFSTYSILFNSEKLKITQIIKEHSYLFLVFILIAVFMQLFSELTKTIQKKQNELQQANNKLIEVNHESKAAVEHIMSLYQSVESLSNETSLTKLCNEVADYCVKLTSNAGVFVYIHSPQTLIVKSDDNDIKTKIHEYVNSYSGNEELLNDFSNEFVLGKMKSVNIDGVIGVYNQESKGLETTARFVKFLSELVSIIIDRMQVDRISEIFKMTEEKNRLIREIHERVHQLTFSAICSMQALKLNTNKYNDQIVTEEIEAIIKSLKVSIEELRSEVKIVEHNYLQKTLKKYLLNFSNLNEVKVDFKIYGEEDFVSLEVKKNLYQVVRQMTGVSLRYGNATGIQIQIEITKETISLDYEDNGLYENETIEDIQEFNKILSWINDIEGTARTNKNHNSLLLNATIPVNENNDLEVVNI
- a CDS encoding signal peptidase I, whose product is MSKSFKVLFNFIFYFMILIIITSSLGAQFLNKPLIFSVIQSNSMYPLFQRGDMVVINQVNEDTEINVGDIYIFTSKEGELQTKGWIFHRIIEGSDTKGYITKGDNNDYTDQSYGNNVPIQREWIVSKAITLNQKPLVIPKVGFLTLWLGEWIKKLQGSSITIPILVVIITAIIGLSELIKKPAKKKSKKTNSESLYLFGGLTLSILVAGNLISTTQIYKLPYEVSSNSQGIIMGSDVGIMKQGEEKTIPLHEISHNGPLPLTITFTTNDSQLSLNQKAVRLSNGDTIQPELTVHANEVGQYTSRLYIGYFFPLLPKQLIYYLASINYWLAVGVVSLIPGLPIMLYPIFDSKLRRNMIKQVKRSFRKSRRKLSFT